In one Antennarius striatus isolate MH-2024 chromosome 15, ASM4005453v1, whole genome shotgun sequence genomic region, the following are encoded:
- the tpm2 gene encoding tropomyosin beta chain isoform X4, which translates to MEAIKKKMQMLKLDKENAIDRAEQAEGDKKGAEDKCKQLEEELLGLQKKLKGVEDELDKYSESLKDAQEKLEQAEKKAADAEAEVASLNRRIQLVEEELDRAQERLATALQKLEEAEKAADESERGMKVIENRATKDEEKMEIQEMQLKEAKHIAEEADRKYEEVARKLVILEGDLERSEERAEVAEARVRELEEELRLMDQNLKSMVCGEEEYSQKEDKYEEEIKVLTDKLKEAETRAEFAERSVAKLEKTIDDLEENLAQAKEENLDMHQVLDQTLLELNNL; encoded by the exons ATGGAGGCCAtcaagaagaagatgcagatgCTGAAGCTGGATAAGGAGAACGCGATAGACCGGGCGGAGCAGGCCGAGGGAGACAAGAAGGGGGCAGAGGACAAATGCAAACAG ctggaggAAGAGCTGCTGGGTCTGCAGAAGAAGCTGAAAGGAGTGGAGGATGAGCTGGACAAATACTCCGAGTCGCTGAAGGACGCCCAGGAGAAGCTGGAGCAAGCAGAGAAGAAGGCGGCAGAC GCGGAGGCAGAAGTGGCGTCTCTGAACAGACGTAtccagctggtggaggaggagttgGATCGGGCTCAGGAGAGACTGGCCACCGCCCtccagaagctggaggaggcaGAGAAAGCTGCAGATGAGAGCGAGAG AGGAATGAAGGTCATTGAGAACAGAGCCACAAAAGATGAGGAGAAAATGGAGATTCAGGAGATGCAGCTGAAAGAAGCCAAACACATCGCCGAGGAGGCTGACCGCAAATATGAAGAG GTTGCGCGTAAGCTGGTGATCCTGGAGGGCGACCTGGAGCGTTCGGAGGAGCGAGCGGAGGTGGCAGAGGC GCGTGtgagggagctggaggaggagctcaggCTGATGGACCAGAATTTGAAGTCCATGGTGTGCGGAGAGGAAGAG TACTCgcaaaaagaagacaaatacGAAGAAGAAATAAAGGTTCTTACTGACAAGCTGAAGGAG GCTGAGACTCGTGCAGAGTTTGCAGAGAGGTCTGTGGCCAAGCTGGAGAAGACCATCGATGATTTGGAAG
- the tpm2 gene encoding tropomyosin beta chain isoform X2, translating into MEAIKKKMQMLKLDKENAIDRAEQAEGDKKGAEDKCKQLEEELLGLQKKLKGVEDELDKYSESLKDAQEKLEQAEKKAADAEAEVASLNRRIQLVEEELDRAQERLATALQKLEEAEKAADESERGMKVIENRATKDEEKMEIQEMQLKEAKHIAEEADRKYEEVARKLVILEGDLERSEERAEVAEARVRELEEELRLMDQNLKSMVCGEEEYSQKEDKYEEEIKVLTDKLKEAETRAEFAERSVAKLEKTIDDLEDEVYAQKLKGKALSEELDLALNDMTTL; encoded by the exons ATGGAGGCCAtcaagaagaagatgcagatgCTGAAGCTGGATAAGGAGAACGCGATAGACCGGGCGGAGCAGGCCGAGGGAGACAAGAAGGGGGCAGAGGACAAATGCAAACAG ctggaggAAGAGCTGCTGGGTCTGCAGAAGAAGCTGAAAGGAGTGGAGGATGAGCTGGACAAATACTCCGAGTCGCTGAAGGACGCCCAGGAGAAGCTGGAGCAAGCAGAGAAGAAGGCGGCAGAC GCGGAGGCAGAAGTGGCGTCTCTGAACAGACGTAtccagctggtggaggaggagttgGATCGGGCTCAGGAGAGACTGGCCACCGCCCtccagaagctggaggaggcaGAGAAAGCTGCAGATGAGAGCGAGAG AGGAATGAAGGTCATTGAGAACAGAGCCACAAAAGATGAGGAGAAAATGGAGATTCAGGAGATGCAGCTGAAAGAAGCCAAACACATCGCCGAGGAGGCTGACCGCAAATATGAAGAG GTTGCGCGTAAGCTGGTGATCCTGGAGGGCGACCTGGAGCGTTCGGAGGAGCGAGCGGAGGTGGCAGAGGC GCGTGtgagggagctggaggaggagctcaggCTGATGGACCAGAATTTGAAGTCCATGGTGTGCGGAGAGGAAGAG TACTCgcaaaaagaagacaaatacGAAGAAGAAATAAAGGTTCTTACTGACAAGCTGAAGGAG GCTGAGACTCGTGCAGAGTTTGCAGAGAGGTCTGTGGCCAAGCTGGAGAAGACCATCGATGATTTGGAAG ATGAAGTGTATGCTCAGAAGCTGAAGGGCAAGGCTCTCAGCGAGGAGCTGGACTTGGCCCTCAACGACATGACTACACTGTAG
- the tpm2 gene encoding tropomyosin beta chain isoform X3 has translation MEAIKKKMQMLKLDKENAIDRAEQAEGDKKGAEDKCKQLEEELLGLQKKLKGVEDELDKYSESLKDAQEKLEQAEKKAADAEAEVASLNRRIQLVEEELDRAQERLATALQKLEEAEKAADESERGMKVIENRATKDEEKMEIQEMQLKEAKHIAEEADRKYEEVARKLVILEGDLERSEERAEVAEAKSGDLEEELKNVTNNLKSLEAQAEKYSQKEDKYEEEIKVLTDKLKEAETRAEFAERSVAKLEKTIDDLEENLAQAKEENLDMHQVLDQTLLELNNL, from the exons ATGGAGGCCAtcaagaagaagatgcagatgCTGAAGCTGGATAAGGAGAACGCGATAGACCGGGCGGAGCAGGCCGAGGGAGACAAGAAGGGGGCAGAGGACAAATGCAAACAG ctggaggAAGAGCTGCTGGGTCTGCAGAAGAAGCTGAAAGGAGTGGAGGATGAGCTGGACAAATACTCCGAGTCGCTGAAGGACGCCCAGGAGAAGCTGGAGCAAGCAGAGAAGAAGGCGGCAGAC GCGGAGGCAGAAGTGGCGTCTCTGAACAGACGTAtccagctggtggaggaggagttgGATCGGGCTCAGGAGAGACTGGCCACCGCCCtccagaagctggaggaggcaGAGAAAGCTGCAGATGAGAGCGAGAG AGGAATGAAGGTCATTGAGAACAGAGCCACAAAAGATGAGGAGAAAATGGAGATTCAGGAGATGCAGCTGAAAGAAGCCAAACACATCGCCGAGGAGGCTGACCGCAAATATGAAGAG GTTGCGCGTAAGCTGGTGATCCTGGAGGGCGACCTGGAGCGTTCGGAGGAGCGAGCGGAGGTGGCAGAGGC TAAATCTGGTGATCTTGAGGAAGAATTGAAAAATGTCACCAACAACTTGAAGTCTTTGGAAGCCCAGGCTGAGAAG TACTCgcaaaaagaagacaaatacGAAGAAGAAATAAAGGTTCTTACTGACAAGCTGAAGGAG GCTGAGACTCGTGCAGAGTTTGCAGAGAGGTCTGTGGCCAAGCTGGAGAAGACCATCGATGATTTGGAAG
- the tpm2 gene encoding tropomyosin beta chain isoform X1, with translation MEAIKKKMQMLKLDKENAIDRAEQAEGDKKGAEDKCKQLEEELLGLQKKLKGVEDELDKYSESLKDAQEKLEQAEKKAADAEAEVASLNRRIQLVEEELDRAQERLATALQKLEEAEKAADESERGMKVIENRATKDEEKMEIQEMQLKEAKHIAEEADRKYEEVARKLVILEGDLERSEERAEVAEAKSGDLEEELKNVTNNLKSLEAQAEKYSQKEDKYEEEIKVLTDKLKEAETRAEFAERSVAKLEKTIDDLEDEVYAQKLKGKALSEELDLALNDMTTL, from the exons ATGGAGGCCAtcaagaagaagatgcagatgCTGAAGCTGGATAAGGAGAACGCGATAGACCGGGCGGAGCAGGCCGAGGGAGACAAGAAGGGGGCAGAGGACAAATGCAAACAG ctggaggAAGAGCTGCTGGGTCTGCAGAAGAAGCTGAAAGGAGTGGAGGATGAGCTGGACAAATACTCCGAGTCGCTGAAGGACGCCCAGGAGAAGCTGGAGCAAGCAGAGAAGAAGGCGGCAGAC GCGGAGGCAGAAGTGGCGTCTCTGAACAGACGTAtccagctggtggaggaggagttgGATCGGGCTCAGGAGAGACTGGCCACCGCCCtccagaagctggaggaggcaGAGAAAGCTGCAGATGAGAGCGAGAG AGGAATGAAGGTCATTGAGAACAGAGCCACAAAAGATGAGGAGAAAATGGAGATTCAGGAGATGCAGCTGAAAGAAGCCAAACACATCGCCGAGGAGGCTGACCGCAAATATGAAGAG GTTGCGCGTAAGCTGGTGATCCTGGAGGGCGACCTGGAGCGTTCGGAGGAGCGAGCGGAGGTGGCAGAGGC TAAATCTGGTGATCTTGAGGAAGAATTGAAAAATGTCACCAACAACTTGAAGTCTTTGGAAGCCCAGGCTGAGAAG TACTCgcaaaaagaagacaaatacGAAGAAGAAATAAAGGTTCTTACTGACAAGCTGAAGGAG GCTGAGACTCGTGCAGAGTTTGCAGAGAGGTCTGTGGCCAAGCTGGAGAAGACCATCGATGATTTGGAAG ATGAAGTGTATGCTCAGAAGCTGAAGGGCAAGGCTCTCAGCGAGGAGCTGGACTTGGCCCTCAACGACATGACTACACTGTAG